Within the Streptomyces sp. NBC_00554 genome, the region CGCCCCCAGCGCGCCGTACGCGACCGTCGCGGCCGCCGCCGAGGTGGCGTGCGAGCTGGGGAAGGAGTGCCGTCCGGCCGTGCGCACCAGCGGCACCACATGTGCGGGGCGCGGACGGCGCACAATCCGTTTCACGCCCATGCTGACGGCGTGCGCGGTGGCCGTGAGCGCCGTCGCGCGCAACCACGCTCCGCGCCGCTCCCTGTCGACGGCAGCCCCCGCGATCCCCACGGCCAGCCACAGCGCGCCGTGCTCCCCGCTCCAGGACAGGGCGCGCGCGACGGCCGCTACACGGGAGTCGGCGCCGCACTCGTGGAGCGCCGACAGCAGCCGGTGGTCGATGCCGCCGGGCTCGCCACCAGCGTCATCGCGAGGGCTGCCGTCAACGTCATCGCGCAGGCTGCCGTCAACGTCGTCGTCAAGTTCGTCCATGTGATCTCACTCTTCTAGGGAGCGACCACAGAACTAAGACAATCTATGACGACATCCCATTAATCACCCATTTCGGTGAGGACCCATGAGGGTAGGAGAGGTCGGGACGTAATACCCCCTTACCGACGCTACGGTCACGGTCATGCCCGCCGACACCGTCTCCGTCACGGGTTGGGGCCGCACCGCCCCGACCCGCGCCCGCCTGGTCCGCCCGTGCAGCTACGAGGAGGCGGCGGCCGCCGTCCGCGAGTGCGGGGCACGCGGAGGCATCGCGCGGGGCCTGGGACGGGCGTACGGGGACGCGGCACAGAACGCGGGCGGCGCGGTGCTCGACATGACGGGCCTGGACCGGATCCACACCATCGACGCCGACGGCGGAACCGTGCTCTGCGACGCCGGAGTGAGTCTGCACCGGCTGATGGAAGTGCTGCTGCCGCTGGGTTGGTTCGTGCCGGTCACGCCCGGGACCCGCTATGTGACGGTCGGCGGCGCGATCGGCGCGGACATCCACGGCAAGAACCACCACGGATCGGGCTCGTTCGCCCGCCATGTGCTCTCCTTCGAGCTGCTGACCGCGGACGGCGAGATCCGCACGGTGGACCCCGGCACCCCCCTCTTCGACGCCACTTCGGGCGGCATGGGCCTCACCGGCGTGATCCTCAAGGCGAGCGTCCGGCTCCAGCCCGTGGAGACCTCGCTGATGTCCGTCGACACGGAACGCGCGGCGGATCTCGACGACTTGATGGCCCGCATCACCGCCACGGACCACCGCTACCGGTACTCGGTCGCCTGGATCGACCTCCTCGCGCGCGGAACGTCGATGGGGCGCTCGGTGCTGACCCGCGGCGACCACGCGCCGCTCGATTCCCTGCCCCCACGCGCGCGTAGACACCCATTGGCGTTCCGTCCCTCGCAGTTCCCCGCCGCCCCCGCCTTCGTACCGGAGGGGCTGCTCGGCCGCTCGACGGTCGGCCTCTTCAATGAGCTCTGGTACCGGAAGGCGCCACGCGCGCGTGCCGGTGAACTGCAGAAGATCTCCACCTTCTTCCACCCTCTCGACGGGGTCCCCCACTGGAACCGGATCTACGGGCGCGGTGGCTTCGTGCAGTACCAGTTCGTCGTCGGACACGGCCAGGAGGAGGTACTCCGGCGGATCGTCGGGAGGATCTCGGGGCACCGGTGCCCGTCCTTCCTCGCCGTTCTCAAACGCTTCGGAGAGGGCGATCCGGGCTGGCTGTCCTTCCCGATGCCCGGCTGGACCCTCGCTCTCGACATCCCGGCCGGACTGCCCGGCCTCTCGGCATTCCTCGATGAGCTGGACGAGGAGGTCGCGGGGGCCGGCGGGCGCGTCTACCTCGCGAAGGACTCGCGGCTGCGGCCGGAGCTGCTGGGTGACATGTATCCACGACTGGCCGAGTTCCGTTCGCTGCGGGCCGAGTTGGATCCACGTGGGGTGTTCACGTCGGACCTGTCCCGTCGTCTCAATCTCCAGGAGTTGTCATGAAGGACGCCTTCGGTCTCCCCCAGTCCCTGCTGATCCTCGGCGGCACGTCCGAGATCGCGCTCGCCACCGCGCGCCGTCTGATCGCCCGGCGCACCCGGACCGTGTGGCTCGCGGGACGGCCCTCGCCCGCCCTGGAGCGGGCTGCCGAGCACCTGCGCGGGCTGGGCGCGGACGCCCGTACGGTCGCCTTCGACGCCCTCGACCCCGAGTCCCACGAGCCTCTGCTCGGCAAGGTCTTCGCCGAGGGCGACATCGACATGGTGCTGCTCGCGTTCGGCGTGCTCGGCGACCAGGCGCGGGACGAGCAGGACCCCGTGTCGGCGGTGCGGGTCGCGCAGACCAACTACACGGGCGCGGTCTCGGCCGGCCTGGTGTGCGCGCGGGCACTCCAGGCCCAGGGGCACGGCTCCTTGGTGGTGCTGTCCTCCGTCGCGGGCGAGCGCGCCCGCCGCTCCAACTTCATCTACGGCTCCAGCAAGGCGGGCCTGGACGCCTTCGCGCAGGGCCTGGGCGACGCTCTGCACGGTACCGGCGTGCACGTGATGGTCGTACGCCCCGGGTTCGTCGTCACGAAGATGACAGCCGGTCTGGCGCAGGCGCCGCTGGCCACCACTCCCGAGGCGGTCGCGACGGCCATCGAGACGGGCCTGCGGCGGCGCTCGGAGACGGTGTGGGTGCCGGGCGCACTGCGGATCGCGATGTCGGCGCTGCGGCACGTACCGCGCCCGGTGTTCAGGCGGCTGCCGATCTAGGGTCTGTCCGGCGGATCATGCCGGAGACGCGGGGTCTGGCACGCACATCTGCGGCTTACAGGGCGCCGCTGCTTCCCTCCGGCCTGATCAGCGCTCAGCCGGGGGGGGCGCGCGGCGCGCCCGGTCAGAGCGCGGGCAAGGTGGTGTCGTGCTCCGCCGGCGCGCAGGCCTGCGGAGGCACCACCGCGCCGCCGAAGACGAACTCCCGCAGCTGGCGCCAGACCCCGTCCGCACCCTGTTCGTAGAGCGCGAACCCGCTGCACGGCCACGCGGCCCCGTACTCGGCGAGTTCCTCGTACGCCCGGTCCATCGCCTCGTCGTCGATGCCGTGCGCCACGGTGACGTGCGGGTGGTACGGGAACTGCAGCTCGCGCGCCACGGGCCCGGAGGCGTCCCTGACCTGCTTCTGCAGCCAGGTGCAGGCCTCGGCCCCCTCGACGACCCGTACGAACACGACGGGTGACAGCGGGCGGAAGGTGCCCGTCCCGGAGAGCCGCATCGGGAAGGGGCGCCCGGCGGCGGCGACCTCGACGAGGTGCGCCTCGATCGCGGGCAGCGCCGAGTCGTCGACCTCCGTCGGCGGCAGCAGGGTGACGTGCGTGGGGATGCCGGAAGCCGCGAGGTCACCGAAGCCCGCGCGCTGCTCCTGGAGCAGGCTGCCATGAGGCTCCGGGACCGCGATCGACACACCGATCGTTACGGTCCCCACGTCGTCTCCTGTCGTCGTATCGGTTCTTCTCGGTCCTCGCGGGCAGGGCAGGCCGCTCGGCTGGTACGGCTATCGACTGTACGGCGGTGCCGCCCGTT harbors:
- a CDS encoding FAD-binding protein, with product MPADTVSVTGWGRTAPTRARLVRPCSYEEAAAAVRECGARGGIARGLGRAYGDAAQNAGGAVLDMTGLDRIHTIDADGGTVLCDAGVSLHRLMEVLLPLGWFVPVTPGTRYVTVGGAIGADIHGKNHHGSGSFARHVLSFELLTADGEIRTVDPGTPLFDATSGGMGLTGVILKASVRLQPVETSLMSVDTERAADLDDLMARITATDHRYRYSVAWIDLLARGTSMGRSVLTRGDHAPLDSLPPRARRHPLAFRPSQFPAAPAFVPEGLLGRSTVGLFNELWYRKAPRARAGELQKISTFFHPLDGVPHWNRIYGRGGFVQYQFVVGHGQEEVLRRIVGRISGHRCPSFLAVLKRFGEGDPGWLSFPMPGWTLALDIPAGLPGLSAFLDELDEEVAGAGGRVYLAKDSRLRPELLGDMYPRLAEFRSLRAELDPRGVFTSDLSRRLNLQELS
- a CDS encoding phosphatase PAP2 family protein; translation: MDELDDDVDGSLRDDVDGSPRDDAGGEPGGIDHRLLSALHECGADSRVAAVARALSWSGEHGALWLAVGIAGAAVDRERRGAWLRATALTATAHAVSMGVKRIVRRPRPAHVVPLVRTAGRHSFPSSHATSAAAATVAYGALGALGGRAIPPVAAAMCVSRMVVGVHYPSDVAAGAALGAVTARLGARWIGGRS
- a CDS encoding 2'-5' RNA ligase family protein, whose amino-acid sequence is MGTVTIGVSIAVPEPHGSLLQEQRAGFGDLAASGIPTHVTLLPPTEVDDSALPAIEAHLVEVAAAGRPFPMRLSGTGTFRPLSPVVFVRVVEGAEACTWLQKQVRDASGPVARELQFPYHPHVTVAHGIDDEAMDRAYEELAEYGAAWPCSGFALYEQGADGVWRQLREFVFGGAVVPPQACAPAEHDTTLPAL
- a CDS encoding decaprenylphospho-beta-D-erythro-pentofuranosid-2-ulose 2-reductase, translating into MKDAFGLPQSLLILGGTSEIALATARRLIARRTRTVWLAGRPSPALERAAEHLRGLGADARTVAFDALDPESHEPLLGKVFAEGDIDMVLLAFGVLGDQARDEQDPVSAVRVAQTNYTGAVSAGLVCARALQAQGHGSLVVLSSVAGERARRSNFIYGSSKAGLDAFAQGLGDALHGTGVHVMVVRPGFVVTKMTAGLAQAPLATTPEAVATAIETGLRRRSETVWVPGALRIAMSALRHVPRPVFRRLPI